A section of the Agrococcus sp. SGAir0287 genome encodes:
- a CDS encoding FmdB family zinc ribbon protein: MPVYAYQCTACGTAIEVRQSFTDDALTVCETCGGRLRKRFDAIGVTFKGSGFYRTDSRAGTTGAASGGSGGGSDSGSSSSTAKEAKPSSTSSPSTSSSSSTASS, encoded by the coding sequence ATGCCCGTCTACGCCTACCAGTGCACCGCCTGCGGCACCGCCATCGAGGTGCGCCAGTCGTTCACCGACGACGCCCTCACCGTCTGCGAGACGTGCGGGGGCCGCCTGCGCAAGCGCTTCGACGCCATCGGCGTCACGTTCAAGGGCTCGGGCTTCTACCGCACCGACTCGCGCGCCGGCACGACGGGCGCCGCGAGCGGCGGCTCCGGCGGCGGCTCCGACTCGGGATCGTCCTCGAGCACGGCCAAGGAGGCGAAGCCGTCGTCGACGAGCAGCCCCTCCACCTCGTCGTCGAGCTCGACCGCCTCCAGCTGA
- the mscL gene encoding large conductance mechanosensitive channel protein MscL, producing MQGFKEFILRGNVVELAVAVVIGTAFTNIVTQIVEGLINPLIAAIAGQSDFSDVELGIFKIGLVIGAIINFLIIAAVVYFAMVMPMAKFKERQAKRRGTTEEAAKETDVDVLQDIRELLRQQARTAPPATTQQ from the coding sequence GTGCAGGGATTCAAGGAGTTCATCCTCCGCGGCAACGTCGTGGAGCTGGCGGTCGCGGTCGTCATCGGCACCGCGTTCACGAACATCGTGACCCAGATCGTCGAGGGGCTCATCAATCCGCTCATCGCGGCGATCGCCGGGCAGAGCGACTTCTCGGACGTCGAGCTCGGCATCTTCAAGATCGGCCTCGTCATCGGGGCGATCATCAACTTCCTCATCATCGCCGCGGTCGTCTACTTCGCCATGGTCATGCCGATGGCGAAGTTCAAGGAGCGTCAGGCGAAGCGCCGCGGCACGACGGAGGAGGCCGCGAAGGAGACCGACGTCGACGTGCTGCAGGACATCCGCGAGCTGCTGCGCCAGCAGGCGCGCACCGCGCCCCCGGCGACCACGCAGCAGTAG
- a CDS encoding LLM class flavin-dependent oxidoreductase — MRRFGTLSFGHYGPLGGGRELTAQDTLLQAIDLAVAMDELGVDVTAMRVHHFARQHAAPMPLLSAIAARTQRIHVGTGVVDMRYENPLYLAEEAAALDLIAGGRLMLGISRGSPETVVRGYEHFGYHGDDERGADLAARHLETFLAAIEGEPIAERDPDSPFGGGRGRQRIEPHSPTLRGNVWWGAGSTETAIRTGTQGMHLMSSTLLTEDRGMPFGDLQAEQLAAFRAAWRAAGHAGEGRTSVSRSIFPITSQQEALMFGGAAGRDQVGVIDGFRSTFGKTYAAEPDVLIEQLRADRAVMESDTLLLTIPSQLGVAANLRIVESFARHVAPALGWHAG, encoded by the coding sequence GTGCGACGCTTCGGCACCCTCTCCTTCGGCCACTACGGACCCCTCGGCGGCGGCCGCGAGCTGACCGCGCAGGACACCCTGCTGCAGGCGATCGACCTCGCCGTGGCCATGGACGAGCTCGGCGTCGACGTCACGGCGATGCGCGTGCATCACTTCGCGCGCCAGCACGCGGCACCCATGCCCCTGCTCTCGGCGATCGCGGCGCGCACGCAGCGCATCCACGTCGGCACGGGCGTCGTCGACATGCGCTACGAGAACCCGCTCTACCTCGCGGAGGAGGCGGCGGCGCTCGATCTCATCGCCGGCGGCAGGCTCATGCTCGGCATCTCGCGCGGGAGCCCCGAGACGGTCGTGCGCGGCTACGAGCACTTCGGCTACCACGGTGACGACGAGCGCGGCGCCGACCTCGCCGCGCGGCACCTCGAGACGTTCCTCGCCGCCATCGAGGGCGAGCCGATCGCCGAGCGCGACCCCGACAGCCCCTTCGGCGGCGGCCGCGGCAGGCAGCGCATCGAGCCGCACTCGCCGACGCTGCGCGGCAACGTGTGGTGGGGCGCGGGGTCGACCGAGACGGCGATCCGCACCGGCACCCAGGGCATGCACCTCATGTCCTCGACCCTGCTGACGGAGGATCGGGGCATGCCGTTCGGCGACCTGCAGGCGGAGCAGCTCGCCGCCTTCCGCGCGGCATGGCGGGCCGCCGGGCACGCAGGGGAGGGACGCACGTCGGTGAGCCGCTCGATCTTCCCGATCACGTCGCAGCAGGAGGCCCTCATGTTCGGCGGCGCCGCCGGCCGGGATCAGGTCGGCGTCATCGACGGCTTCCGCTCGACGTTCGGCAAGACCTACGCCGCCGAGCCCGACGTGCTGATCGAGCAGCTGCGCGCCGACCGCGCCGTGATGGAGTCGGACACGCTGCTGCTGACCATCCCGTCGCAGCTGGGCGTCGCCGCGAACCTGCGCATCGTCGAGTCGTTCGCGCGGCACGTCGCGCCGGCGCTCGGGTGGCACGCCGGCTGA